A genomic window from Gambusia affinis linkage group LG16, SWU_Gaff_1.0, whole genome shotgun sequence includes:
- the LOC122845776 gene encoding synaptosomal-associated protein 23-like isoform X3, which yields MDEMSVEQMAVRANQLTDESLESTRRMLQMAEESQQTGNKTMEMLDHQGEQIKNVERGMDQINQDMRTAEKNLTDLSKCCGLCVCPCDRVSSMENDSRYKRTWGVGEGDGKGSNVVSRQPSGVRNGQTAQTSAAAPSGPYINRVTNDAREDEMEENLQAVGGIIGNLKDMALNMGNEIERQNTDIDRINDKADSNKARIDEANARANKLIK from the exons ATGGACGAGATGAGTGTGGAACAAATGGCTGTCAGAGCCAACCAGCTGACTGATGAG TCCCTGGAAAGCACACGGAGGATGCTGCAGATGGCAGAGGAG agccaacagacaggaaacaaaacCATGGAGATGCTTGACCACCAAGGAG AGCAAATTAAGAATGTGGAGCGGGGCATGGACCAGATCAACCAGGACATGAGGACGGCGGAGAAAAACCTGACGGACCTGTCCAAGTGCTGCGGCCTCTGCGTCTGCCCCTGCGACAG GGTGTCATCCATGGAGAACGACTCTCGTTACAAACGCACGTGGGGCGTGGGCGAAGGCGACGGCAAAGGCTCCAACGTCGTCTCCAGGCAGCCTTCAGGCGTTCGCAACGGCCAGACCGCCCAGACGAGCGCCGCGGCGCCGTCCGGCCCCTACATCAACAG AGTGACCAACGACGCGCGGGAGGATGAAATGGAGGAGAACCTCCAGGCCGTCGGCGGCATCATTGGCAACCTGAAGGACATGGCTCTGAATATGGGCAACGAGATCGAGAGGCAGAACACTGATATCGATCGCATCAACGATAAG GCGGACTCGAATAAAGCCCGCATCGACGAAGCAAACGCAAGAGCCAACAAGCTCATCAAATAG
- the LOC122845776 gene encoding synaptosomal-associated protein 23-like isoform X2 — MPQNIELGATGGAAKQDSTNMDEMSVEQMAVRANQLTDESLESTRRMLQMAEESQQTGNKTMEMLDHQGEQIKNVERGMDQINQDMRTAEKNLTDLSKCCGLCVCPCDRVSSMENDSRYKRTWGVGEGDGKGSNVVSRQPSGVRNGQTAQTSAAAPSGPYINRVTNDAREDEMEENLQAVGGIIGNLKDMALNMGNEIERQNTDIDRINDKADSNKARIDEANARANKLIK, encoded by the exons GCCGCAGAACATTGAGCTCGGAGCCACAGGCGGAGCTGCTAAGCAGGACAGCACCAACATGGACGAGATGAGTGTGGAACAAATGGCTGTCAGAGCCAACCAGCTGACTGATGAG TCCCTGGAAAGCACACGGAGGATGCTGCAGATGGCAGAGGAG agccaacagacaggaaacaaaacCATGGAGATGCTTGACCACCAAGGAG AGCAAATTAAGAATGTGGAGCGGGGCATGGACCAGATCAACCAGGACATGAGGACGGCGGAGAAAAACCTGACGGACCTGTCCAAGTGCTGCGGCCTCTGCGTCTGCCCCTGCGACAG GGTGTCATCCATGGAGAACGACTCTCGTTACAAACGCACGTGGGGCGTGGGCGAAGGCGACGGCAAAGGCTCCAACGTCGTCTCCAGGCAGCCTTCAGGCGTTCGCAACGGCCAGACCGCCCAGACGAGCGCCGCGGCGCCGTCCGGCCCCTACATCAACAG AGTGACCAACGACGCGCGGGAGGATGAAATGGAGGAGAACCTCCAGGCCGTCGGCGGCATCATTGGCAACCTGAAGGACATGGCTCTGAATATGGGCAACGAGATCGAGAGGCAGAACACTGATATCGATCGCATCAACGATAAG GCGGACTCGAATAAAGCCCGCATCGACGAAGCAAACGCAAGAGCCAACAAGCTCATCAAATAG
- the LOC122845776 gene encoding synaptosomal-associated protein 23-like isoform X1, whose product MSGPQNIELGATGGAAKQDSTNMDEMSVEQMAVRANQLTDESLESTRRMLQMAEESQQTGNKTMEMLDHQGEQIKNVERGMDQINQDMRTAEKNLTDLSKCCGLCVCPCDRVSSMENDSRYKRTWGVGEGDGKGSNVVSRQPSGVRNGQTAQTSAAAPSGPYINRVTNDAREDEMEENLQAVGGIIGNLKDMALNMGNEIERQNTDIDRINDKADSNKARIDEANARANKLIK is encoded by the exons GCCGCAGAACATTGAGCTCGGAGCCACAGGCGGAGCTGCTAAGCAGGACAGCACCAACATGGACGAGATGAGTGTGGAACAAATGGCTGTCAGAGCCAACCAGCTGACTGATGAG TCCCTGGAAAGCACACGGAGGATGCTGCAGATGGCAGAGGAG agccaacagacaggaaacaaaacCATGGAGATGCTTGACCACCAAGGAG AGCAAATTAAGAATGTGGAGCGGGGCATGGACCAGATCAACCAGGACATGAGGACGGCGGAGAAAAACCTGACGGACCTGTCCAAGTGCTGCGGCCTCTGCGTCTGCCCCTGCGACAG GGTGTCATCCATGGAGAACGACTCTCGTTACAAACGCACGTGGGGCGTGGGCGAAGGCGACGGCAAAGGCTCCAACGTCGTCTCCAGGCAGCCTTCAGGCGTTCGCAACGGCCAGACCGCCCAGACGAGCGCCGCGGCGCCGTCCGGCCCCTACATCAACAG AGTGACCAACGACGCGCGGGAGGATGAAATGGAGGAGAACCTCCAGGCCGTCGGCGGCATCATTGGCAACCTGAAGGACATGGCTCTGAATATGGGCAACGAGATCGAGAGGCAGAACACTGATATCGATCGCATCAACGATAAG GCGGACTCGAATAAAGCCCGCATCGACGAAGCAAACGCAAGAGCCAACAAGCTCATCAAATAG